The following proteins are encoded in a genomic region of Microcoleus sp. FACHB-68:
- the pheT gene encoding phenylalanine--tRNA ligase subunit beta: MRISLNWLRELVDITLSPEELAQMLTLAGFEVEDIEDRRTWADGVVVGKIIDCQPHPNADKLRVCQVDVGTSGDPLNIVCGAPNAGVDLYVPVATIGTYLPTIDLKIKPAKLRGVPSQGMICSLAELGLAKESAGIHIFAEGLKLGSDVRPLLGLDDVILDLTATANRADALSMVGIAREVAALTGTSLRLPAAGSQEIGNSAAGFSMDTSLQGCPIYIGTVIEGVKIGPSPEWLQRRLQAAGVRPINNVVDVTNYILQEWGQPLHAFDRERLQAVAGSQDLTIGVRFAKTDETLKTLDGQARTLQEQNLLITANDKPVALAGIMGGEETEVHDGTQNLILEAAIFEPVAIRRSARSQGLRTEASTRYERGVNQAELATACQRAVQLLAELAQGVPVAQETAGSQADRSVFTRSIELRLDRVNQLLGAIKQGDATGELQPAEMERTLTALGCSVTPTEQERVWQVTVPAYRYRDLEREIDLIEEIARLYGYNNFCETLPSKTAAGVLPVEQKLNRQVRAAFRAAGLTELMHYSLVRTEGDNQVVLSNPLFVEYSALRTEMLSGLIDAFQYNLEQGNGPLNGFEMGRIFWKDGEVLKETDAIAGIIGGDPTEGRWVRSGREQPLSWFEAKGLLESVFERLNLAVECKADSSDQRLHPGRTASLWLRGSRLGTFGQLHPQLRQERGLPDEVYLFQLDWGVLLASLSHEAIARRFRPYSTFPAAGRDIAFFAPANVSVAEIEGAIAKAAGALLESVELFDEYRGENVPAGQRSLALRLVYRGSDRTLTDEDVEPVQQKVRDALVKNFSVSLRS, from the coding sequence ATGCGTATCTCTCTGAACTGGCTGCGGGAATTGGTGGACATTACACTCTCTCCAGAAGAGTTGGCCCAGATGTTGACACTGGCTGGATTTGAGGTAGAAGACATCGAAGACCGGCGCACTTGGGCCGATGGCGTCGTGGTCGGGAAAATCATCGATTGTCAACCCCATCCGAACGCCGATAAACTGCGGGTGTGTCAAGTCGATGTTGGGACTTCTGGCGACCCTTTAAATATTGTTTGCGGCGCACCCAACGCCGGTGTTGATCTCTATGTGCCGGTGGCGACGATTGGCACTTACCTGCCGACGATTGATTTGAAAATTAAGCCGGCCAAATTACGCGGCGTCCCCTCTCAGGGCATGATTTGCTCATTAGCCGAACTGGGACTCGCCAAAGAATCTGCCGGCATTCATATTTTTGCAGAGGGCTTAAAACTAGGTAGCGACGTTCGCCCCCTGCTCGGTCTAGATGATGTAATTTTAGACTTGACAGCAACCGCAAATCGTGCGGATGCCCTGAGTATGGTGGGCATCGCACGGGAAGTGGCAGCGCTCACCGGCACCTCGTTGCGACTGCCGGCAGCCGGATCACAGGAGATCGGGAATTCGGCGGCAGGCTTCTCAATGGACACGTCATTGCAAGGTTGCCCCATTTACATCGGCACCGTCATCGAAGGCGTTAAAATTGGCCCCTCCCCCGAATGGTTGCAACGACGTTTGCAAGCAGCCGGCGTGCGCCCGATTAACAATGTTGTGGATGTCACCAACTACATTTTGCAGGAATGGGGTCAGCCGCTACACGCCTTCGACCGCGAACGCTTGCAAGCCGTTGCCGGCAGTCAAGATTTAACCATTGGCGTGCGGTTTGCCAAAACCGACGAAACCCTCAAAACTTTGGACGGACAAGCCCGCACCCTGCAAGAACAAAACCTGTTAATTACCGCCAATGATAAGCCGGTGGCACTGGCCGGCATCATGGGGGGCGAGGAAACCGAAGTCCATGACGGCACACAAAACTTGATCCTCGAAGCCGCCATATTCGAGCCGGTGGCCATTCGCCGATCTGCCCGGAGCCAAGGGTTGCGAACGGAAGCTTCTACTCGCTATGAACGGGGCGTTAATCAGGCAGAATTAGCAACCGCCTGCCAGCGTGCCGTGCAACTACTGGCAGAACTCGCACAAGGCGTGCCGGTGGCTCAGGAAACCGCCGGCAGCCAAGCGGATAGGTCAGTATTCACTCGCTCCATAGAACTGCGTCTAGACCGCGTTAATCAGCTTTTAGGCGCGATTAAACAGGGAGACGCAACGGGTGAGTTGCAACCGGCAGAAATGGAGCGCACTCTCACCGCCTTGGGATGCAGCGTCACTCCCACAGAACAAGAGCGGGTTTGGCAGGTGACGGTGCCGGCTTACCGCTACCGCGATTTAGAACGCGAAATTGACTTAATTGAAGAAATCGCCCGTCTCTACGGTTACAACAACTTCTGCGAAACCTTGCCGAGTAAAACGGCTGCGGGAGTGCTGCCGGTGGAACAAAAGCTCAACCGGCAAGTGAGAGCGGCTTTTCGGGCTGCCGGTTTGACTGAACTGATGCACTACTCTCTCGTTCGTACTGAGGGAGATAATCAGGTAGTGCTTTCTAACCCGCTATTTGTTGAGTATTCAGCGTTGCGGACAGAGATGCTATCCGGACTGATTGATGCTTTTCAATACAATCTTGAGCAAGGAAATGGCCCCTTGAATGGGTTTGAAATGGGCCGAATTTTCTGGAAAGACGGGGAAGTTTTAAAAGAGACGGATGCGATCGCAGGGATTATCGGTGGCGATCCAACGGAAGGCCGGTGGGTGCGAAGTGGGCGCGAACAGCCGCTAAGCTGGTTTGAAGCCAAAGGCTTGCTGGAAAGTGTGTTTGAGCGCTTAAATCTCGCGGTGGAGTGCAAAGCCGATAGCAGTGATCAGCGTCTGCATCCGGGACGTACCGCTTCACTATGGTTGCGGGGAAGCCGGCTGGGTACATTCGGCCAGTTGCATCCCCAACTCCGGCAAGAACGGGGGTTGCCTGATGAGGTTTACCTGTTCCAGTTAGATTGGGGAGTGCTTTTAGCTTCCCTCTCCCACGAAGCGATCGCGCGCCGGTTCCGTCCCTATTCCACTTTCCCCGCAGCCGGTCGAGATATTGCCTTCTTTGCGCCGGCAAATGTCTCGGTGGCTGAGATTGAAGGAGCGATCGCAAAGGCTGCCGGTGCCTTGCTGGAATCTGTGGAATTGTTTGATGAGTATCGGGGTGAAAATGTGCCGGCAGGACAGCGCAGTTTAGCGTTGCGGTTGGTTTATCGCGGCAGTGATCGCACCTTAACCGATGAAGATGTCGAGCCGGTGCAGCAAAAAGTGCGCGATGCTTTAGTTAAAAACTTCTCTGTCAGCCTGAGAAGTTAA
- a CDS encoding TIGR02587 family membrane protein, whose protein sequence is MNKRMRHRKRKNAYLNELDDLIRGICGGFLFGIPLFYTMEVWWIGSFAEPVQRISSLAATFVGVLLLNRTAGFRKSNNIRLKDAAMDSVEAMALGLVCALFTLILLREITFDTPWREILGKVIFEGMPFSIGVGLARSLLSGDRNQAQYEQDDHSQSQKKPEQANFNPTVLDLSATLLGATFLAFNIAPTDEVPMLAAAISPPWLLAIMAASLLISYGIVFQAGFTSENLRRQQKGLFQRPMSETITAYLVSLLAAALLLAFFHKLTFKDPWQLWLSHTLVLGLPATIGGAAGRLMV, encoded by the coding sequence ATGAACAAAAGAATGCGACACCGCAAACGCAAAAATGCCTATTTAAATGAATTAGATGATTTAATTCGGGGTATTTGCGGTGGTTTTTTGTTTGGCATTCCGCTGTTCTATACAATGGAAGTTTGGTGGATTGGCTCATTTGCTGAACCTGTACAAAGAATCAGTAGTCTTGCTGCAACTTTTGTTGGGGTTTTATTACTCAATCGCACCGCCGGCTTTCGTAAAAGTAATAATATCCGCCTTAAAGATGCAGCGATGGATAGTGTGGAAGCAATGGCACTTGGCCTTGTCTGCGCCTTATTTACCCTCATACTTTTGCGCGAAATTACTTTTGATACACCTTGGCGTGAGATTTTGGGAAAAGTCATCTTTGAAGGAATGCCGTTTTCAATAGGAGTTGGGCTTGCGCGTTCATTATTAAGTGGAGATCGCAACCAAGCTCAGTATGAGCAAGATGATCATTCCCAAAGCCAGAAGAAACCAGAGCAAGCTAATTTTAATCCTACTGTCCTAGACCTCAGTGCCACCTTACTCGGCGCAACTTTCTTGGCGTTTAACATTGCGCCAACTGACGAAGTTCCCATGCTGGCTGCTGCGATATCGCCTCCCTGGCTATTAGCAATTATGGCTGCATCACTGCTAATTTCTTATGGAATTGTGTTTCAAGCCGGCTTTACTTCTGAAAACTTGCGCCGGCAGCAGAAAGGACTTTTTCAACGACCGATGAGTGAGACAATTACCGCTTATTTAGTCTCGCTTCTGGCAGCAGCATTGCTCTTAGCTTTTTTCCACAAATTGACCTTTAAAGATCCGTGGCAATTGTGGTTGAGTCACACATTAGTCCTTGGTTTACCGGCAACAATTGGTGGCGCAGCAGGACGGTTAATGGTATGA
- a CDS encoding TIGR02588 family protein has product MSQSNLQKNSPPELKHEGRSPAEWVTFSISLSILAAIIGLVFYDWFTRRDEPPVLAIVRDGEIRNTQGQFYVPFEIKNTGGNTAESVQVIAELRINGEIEESGEQQIDFLSGGEAENGAFIFTRNPKEGELVLRAGSYKSP; this is encoded by the coding sequence ATGAGTCAGTCAAACTTACAGAAAAATTCTCCTCCCGAACTTAAACATGAAGGAAGATCGCCGGCAGAGTGGGTGACTTTTAGCATTTCTCTTTCCATTTTGGCAGCAATCATCGGACTGGTGTTTTATGACTGGTTTACCAGGCGAGATGAACCGCCGGTTTTAGCAATTGTCCGTGATGGAGAAATTCGTAACACGCAAGGACAATTTTATGTCCCGTTTGAAATTAAGAATACTGGCGGAAATACGGCTGAGTCAGTACAAGTGATTGCTGAATTGCGAATTAATGGAGAAATTGAGGAATCCGGGGAGCAGCAGATTGATTTTTTATCGGGTGGAGAAGCTGAAAACGGCGCGTTTATTTTCACCCGAAATCCGAAAGAGGGTGAGTTAGTTTTACGAGCCGGCAGTTATAAGTCACCTTAA
- a CDS encoding DUF4347 domain-containing protein, which produces MLSSLQASKERIVNHNSKASIVFIDSAVEECDRLIGGLAAGTEVFILNPRRCGVEQITEFLAQRTGTSAKTFVDTIHIVSHGSPGCLYLGNTQLNPHNVDLYAYPLQQWVKYLNIGNFVGGNNSPASILLYGCDVAAGEIGKAFVLRLSQLTGANIAASINPTGSAAKGGDWQLQFFTARMTVALAFDESVLKSYSHVFSGTTRYWKGAGADKYWSNPLNWSGDAVPEAEDDVIFNDAGTKDVVLNITAQIKSLTISPEYTGTLSGWHELAVSENALIQGGTVNINLEAGGDITIENGTVNSYLSANGNFTIKNGTVAWNGGNINGNTCLSGGVVSFASKYNSYYIFYGNFIRAGGTTKGTPIFGFYGTNPQTFHAGIEGMTLRDLYNCCPLTLQGKVTLNGFFSNCGILNLTAGATIDASAVCSYQNTGTILETGTIVRQDKTKTLTPKQDQPVPCLTPSAGDQRFLPVEAMKESLDEKVLQAVQVTHNSVPSFV; this is translated from the coding sequence ATGCTGAGCAGCTTACAAGCTTCAAAAGAAAGAATCGTCAATCACAACAGCAAAGCCAGTATCGTCTTCATTGACTCAGCGGTTGAGGAGTGCGATCGCCTGATTGGCGGGTTGGCAGCCGGCACAGAAGTCTTCATCCTCAACCCCAGACGGTGTGGAGTCGAGCAAATTACCGAATTTTTGGCTCAACGCACCGGCACTTCTGCTAAAACCTTTGTCGATACGATTCACATCGTCTCCCACGGTTCCCCTGGCTGTCTGTATCTAGGCAATACACAACTGAACCCGCACAACGTCGATCTTTACGCTTACCCGTTGCAACAATGGGTGAAGTATTTAAACATTGGGAATTTTGTCGGGGGAAACAATAGTCCAGCCTCAATTCTGCTCTATGGCTGCGACGTGGCAGCCGGCGAAATTGGTAAAGCTTTTGTACTGAGGCTTTCCCAGTTAACCGGCGCAAATATTGCCGCTTCCATCAACCCGACTGGCAGCGCCGCAAAAGGTGGGGACTGGCAGCTACAATTCTTCACGGCAAGAATGACGGTTGCCTTAGCGTTTGATGAGAGTGTCCTCAAGTCATACAGCCACGTTTTCAGTGGCACCACGCGTTACTGGAAGGGTGCCGGCGCGGATAAATACTGGAGTAACCCGCTAAACTGGTCGGGAGACGCCGTACCAGAGGCAGAGGATGATGTTATCTTCAACGATGCCGGCACGAAAGATGTGGTTCTCAACATCACCGCGCAAATTAAAAGCCTGACGATTTCCCCTGAATACACCGGCACTCTGTCGGGTTGGCATGAGCTGGCGGTGTCAGAAAATGCTTTAATCCAGGGTGGAACGGTTAACATCAACTTGGAAGCCGGTGGCGATATCACCATTGAAAATGGCACCGTCAACAGCTACCTTTCTGCTAATGGCAATTTCACGATTAAAAATGGGACGGTTGCTTGGAATGGGGGAAATATTAACGGCAATACTTGCTTGAGTGGAGGTGTAGTTTCCTTTGCGAGTAAATACAATAGCTACTACATTTTCTACGGCAACTTTATTCGTGCCGGTGGTACGACGAAAGGAACCCCCATTTTCGGTTTCTACGGAACCAACCCCCAGACATTTCATGCCGGCATCGAAGGCATGACGTTGCGAGATTTATACAACTGCTGTCCGCTGACGTTGCAGGGTAAGGTAACACTGAATGGGTTCTTTTCCAATTGTGGCATTCTTAACCTCACCGCTGGCGCTACGATAGACGCATCGGCAGTCTGTTCTTACCAAAACACCGGCACCATTCTAGAAACTGGCACTATTGTGCGCCAAGACAAAACAAAAACTCTCACACCCAAGCAAGATCAGCCCGTTCCTTGTCTCACTCCCAGTGCCGGTGATCAGCGGTTCCTGCCTGTGGAAGCTATGAAGGAAAGCTTAGATGAAAAGGTGTTACAAGCCGTTCAAGTGACTCATAATAGCGTCCCTTCTTTTGTCTAA
- a CDS encoding NB-ARC domain-containing protein, giving the protein MAGNLRAAVLSASQKKLEIIDEARKKKGWKKTSIAWCQAAHTTEATLKRFWRSIPIRQDSFINICQAVGLNNWKEIADALPQIEAHTDWGEAPDVTAFYGRAGELTTLKKWVVEENCRLIGILGMGGIGKTAVSVKLAKEVQDNFDYIIWRSLHQAPPLNELLTDLLEFLSYQPAPDLTGDASELISRLIECLRRYRCLLVLDNLEAILSSGDFVGHYQAGYKVYGELLKRVGETPHQSCLVLTSREKLREVALLEGETLPVRSYQLAGLGDEAREIFKEKGLVQEDKWGTLINIYRGNPFMLKIVSAFIKEVFDGKVSEFLKIGTTQVTRDISDFIEVHFERLSKLEMQIVYQLSLEKEPVALSELQESLSGVSSIELTNALASLVGRSLIEKSSGRFTLQPVVQEYVTSLELKYSE; this is encoded by the coding sequence ATGGCCGGCAATCTTAGGGCAGCAGTTCTCAGCGCCTCTCAAAAAAAGTTAGAAATTATTGATGAGGCTCGAAAAAAGAAAGGCTGGAAAAAGACATCAATTGCTTGGTGTCAAGCCGCTCACACCACAGAAGCGACGTTGAAACGCTTTTGGCGGAGTATACCGATTCGCCAAGATTCTTTTATTAATATTTGTCAAGCGGTTGGACTGAACAATTGGAAAGAAATTGCTGACGCACTCCCACAAATTGAGGCACATACAGATTGGGGGGAAGCGCCTGATGTGACTGCTTTCTATGGACGTGCCGGCGAACTCACAACGCTTAAAAAATGGGTGGTTGAAGAGAATTGCCGGCTGATAGGAATCCTAGGGATGGGTGGGATTGGCAAAACCGCAGTTTCGGTGAAGTTAGCAAAAGAAGTTCAAGATAATTTTGACTATATAATCTGGCGCAGTCTCCACCAAGCGCCTCCCCTGAATGAACTTTTAACAGATTTACTTGAATTCTTGTCTTACCAGCCGGCACCTGATTTAACCGGCGATGCCAGCGAATTGATTTCGCGTCTCATAGAATGCTTGCGCCGCTATCGTTGCTTGCTGGTACTTGATAATTTAGAAGCGATTCTCAGCAGTGGGGATTTTGTGGGACACTATCAAGCCGGTTATAAAGTTTATGGCGAACTTTTGAAACGGGTAGGAGAAACCCCGCATCAAAGTTGCTTAGTGCTAACGAGCCGCGAAAAACTTAGAGAAGTTGCCTTATTAGAAGGGGAAACTTTACCTGTTCGTTCGTACCAACTGGCAGGTTTAGGGGATGAAGCACGGGAAATTTTTAAAGAAAAAGGCTTAGTTCAAGAAGATAAATGGGGAACGCTCATTAATATTTATCGAGGAAACCCTTTTATGCTAAAAATCGTTTCTGCTTTTATCAAAGAAGTTTTTGACGGCAAAGTTAGCGAGTTTTTGAAAATTGGCACCACGCAAGTAACGCGTGACATTAGTGATTTTATTGAAGTGCATTTTGAGCGACTATCTAAGTTGGAAATGCAAATAGTGTATCAACTTTCTCTAGAAAAAGAGCCAGTGGCGCTGAGTGAGTTGCAAGAAAGCTTATCGGGAGTATCCTCTATTGAATTAACGAATGCGCTGGCATCGTTAGTTGGACGCTCCCTAATTGAAAAAAGTTCTGGTCGTTTTACCTTGCAGCCGGTGGTGCAGGAATATGTCACCAGTTTAGAGCTGAAATATTCCGAATAA
- a CDS encoding serine/threonine-protein kinase: MSYCINPKCICRQNPDNLAHCQSCGTPLLINNRYRLIKPLRELDEFCPTEVFEVEDGGKLKVMKVLKRPKWSQMFQREARVLQQLKHPGIPKVEVDGYFTLKLEAITQELHCLVMEKIEGHNLEQWVEKYGRISQKIAIDWLIQLTKILQLVHEKDLFHRDLKPSNIMVRCPLTSLEGGSELVLIDFGTVREVSGTYLAKVGSHQQITGIISPGYTPPEQAGGKAVPQSDFFALGRTFVHLLTEKHPVELPENPETGELIWRDYAPHISPHLAGLIDELMATFPGKRPANAQFILDRLEMVKNNRGGWVKPPRWLTAVMLLLIGTTGLWGVRAALAAYYYNRGLENYLSRQPEQAEADYKQALKYNPNSAKVYNALGFICQNRQDWECARSQYEKAITLQPNLAIAHFNLGTLCEDRQDWNCARSAYQKASENGLQAADNNLARLYIQEGEYEPAVQLLSQSLKHANDNNKKYAILKNLGWALFGQKRYQEAEEKLQEAIYLDRHRASAYCLLAQVLEDQNQWKAGLVEWQNCLRYASIFNLDEAIWIDMARARLNSAAEEK; the protein is encoded by the coding sequence GTGAGTTACTGTATCAATCCCAAATGCATCTGCCGGCAAAATCCTGACAATCTGGCTCATTGCCAGAGCTGTGGCACCCCTCTGCTGATCAATAACCGCTATCGTTTAATTAAACCTCTACGGGAATTAGACGAATTCTGTCCCACAGAAGTTTTTGAAGTCGAGGATGGTGGCAAATTAAAAGTGATGAAAGTGTTGAAACGCCCCAAGTGGAGCCAAATGTTTCAACGAGAAGCGCGGGTTTTGCAGCAGCTCAAGCATCCAGGGATTCCCAAAGTCGAAGTGGATGGATATTTTACTTTAAAATTAGAAGCCATCACCCAAGAGCTACACTGCTTAGTGATGGAAAAAATCGAGGGTCATAATCTAGAGCAGTGGGTGGAAAAATATGGCCGTATCTCACAAAAAATAGCGATTGATTGGCTGATACAGCTCACCAAAATTCTCCAGCTTGTTCACGAAAAAGATTTATTTCACCGAGATTTAAAGCCCTCTAATATTATGGTTCGCTGCCCATTAACGAGCTTAGAGGGGGGCAGCGAACTGGTATTAATTGACTTTGGCACGGTTCGAGAAGTCAGCGGCACCTATTTGGCAAAAGTGGGAAGTCATCAACAAATCACCGGCATCATTTCCCCAGGCTACACGCCACCTGAACAAGCGGGAGGCAAAGCAGTCCCGCAATCGGATTTTTTCGCCCTTGGTCGTACTTTCGTTCATTTACTAACGGAAAAACACCCGGTTGAATTACCAGAAAACCCTGAAACGGGCGAATTGATTTGGCGAGATTACGCCCCCCACATTTCACCACATCTTGCCGGCCTAATTGATGAGCTAATGGCTACGTTTCCCGGTAAACGTCCTGCTAATGCCCAGTTCATTTTAGACCGCTTAGAAATGGTGAAAAATAATCGGGGAGGATGGGTTAAGCCTCCTCGGTGGCTGACGGCGGTGATGTTACTATTAATTGGAACAACCGGCTTGTGGGGGGTGCGTGCCGCCCTAGCAGCTTATTATTACAATCGCGGATTAGAAAATTACTTATCGCGTCAACCCGAACAGGCGGAAGCCGATTACAAGCAAGCGCTAAAATATAATCCAAATTCTGCAAAAGTTTATAACGCTTTGGGATTTATTTGCCAAAACCGGCAAGATTGGGAGTGCGCCCGCAGCCAATACGAAAAGGCGATTACCTTACAACCAAATTTAGCAATCGCTCACTTCAATCTAGGCACTCTTTGCGAAGACCGGCAAGATTGGAATTGCGCCCGAAGCGCTTATCAAAAAGCCAGTGAAAATGGCTTGCAGGCTGCTGATAATAACTTGGCTCGCCTCTACATTCAAGAAGGCGAATATGAACCAGCCGTGCAATTACTTTCCCAAAGTCTTAAGCACGCCAACGATAATAATAAAAAATACGCTATCCTCAAAAACCTGGGCTGGGCACTATTTGGGCAAAAACGCTATCAAGAAGCAGAAGAGAAATTACAAGAGGCGATTTATCTGGACAGACACCGCGCCTCGGCTTACTGCTTGCTGGCACAAGTTCTGGAAGATCAGAATCAGTGGAAAGCAGGACTGGTTGAATGGCAAAATTGTCTCAGATATGCTTCGATATTCAATCTAGATGAAGCAATCTGGATTGACATGGCACGCGCTCGCTTGAACTCCGCTGCAGAGGAAAAATGA
- a CDS encoding CHAT domain-containing protein, which translates to MNLPNRLSRILFKFTLILIFALLSVKLVHAKTVQNSSPLIHKNSSIISQFGNFSDATGPSFIEGTSNSVNSQTEGVTRTNFEKGIQTAGSVDTALQLFEQSQAIEFAQYFRKEVVGKPPSVAEISQTLCNLSRITGNKPALIYLASLSEELRNLYVLPNSSDAAGCDKVAEKTLPIDRVGQQVIPDANRNAIKETVTAWREEIGLPPIGSGNGSINNAQKLYEWLVKPLENDLEANQIDTLVFTMDAGLRSIPIAALHDGKQFLIEKYNVALIPSFGLTDTRYVDVRNLPILAMGASEFEDASPLPAVPVELSTILRLPWQGVPFLNEEFTLEKLKSVYNQQRFRIIHFATHGQFVQGNVSQSYIQFANSKLRLDRLREVAEELNWAESPTVEMLVLSACETALGDEPELGFAGLAVQAGVKSALASLWRVDDRSTLALMSEFYLQWSKTPIKTEALRQAQLGMLRGKVRIKEGKLWLSEGNPITLPPKISEQGDLNFSHPHYWAGFTLIGNWN; encoded by the coding sequence TTGAATTTACCTAATCGGCTTAGTAGAATTTTATTTAAATTTACTTTAATTTTAATCTTTGCTTTATTGTCGGTCAAGCTAGTTCACGCAAAAACCGTTCAAAACTCAAGCCCCCTTATTCATAAAAATTCATCAATTATTAGTCAGTTTGGTAACTTTTCCGATGCCACAGGGCCATCTTTTATAGAGGGAACTTCAAATTCTGTTAATTCTCAAACTGAAGGTGTAACAAGAACAAATTTTGAAAAGGGAATTCAAACAGCCGGTTCAGTTGATACAGCCCTTCAGTTATTTGAACAATCACAAGCCATTGAATTCGCCCAATACTTCAGGAAAGAAGTTGTGGGAAAACCGCCTTCTGTAGCTGAAATCAGCCAGACGTTATGCAATCTATCCCGAATTACGGGAAATAAGCCGGCGCTGATTTATCTAGCTTCCTTATCAGAAGAACTGCGAAATTTATATGTTTTACCGAATTCTTCCGATGCAGCCGGCTGTGACAAAGTTGCCGAGAAAACCCTCCCAATTGATCGAGTCGGACAACAAGTTATTCCTGACGCGAATCGCAACGCAATTAAGGAAACTGTCACCGCTTGGCGGGAAGAAATTGGACTGCCTCCTATTGGTTCTGGAAATGGGTCGATCAATAACGCTCAAAAACTCTATGAATGGCTTGTTAAGCCTTTAGAAAACGATTTAGAAGCAAACCAGATAGATACGTTAGTTTTCACGATGGATGCGGGTTTGCGGTCGATTCCCATCGCGGCTTTACACGATGGAAAACAGTTTCTCATCGAAAAATATAATGTTGCCTTAATTCCAAGCTTTGGTTTAACAGATACCCGATATGTTGACGTAAGAAACTTACCAATTTTAGCAATGGGTGCGTCAGAATTTGAAGATGCTAGCCCATTGCCGGCAGTGCCGGTGGAACTCTCGACAATTTTAAGACTTCCTTGGCAAGGTGTTCCTTTTCTCAACGAAGAGTTTACCTTAGAAAAGCTAAAATCTGTCTATAATCAGCAGCGTTTCAGGATCATACACTTCGCGACTCACGGGCAATTTGTTCAGGGAAATGTCAGTCAATCTTACATTCAGTTTGCAAACTCAAAACTGCGTTTAGATCGATTGCGAGAAGTCGCCGAAGAATTGAACTGGGCAGAATCTCCAACCGTAGAAATGCTGGTTTTAAGTGCCTGTGAAACCGCCTTGGGAGATGAACCAGAATTAGGGTTTGCCGGCTTAGCCGTTCAAGCCGGCGTCAAATCTGCCTTAGCAAGCCTTTGGCGCGTTGATGACAGAAGCACATTAGCACTCATGAGCGAATTTTATTTACAATGGAGTAAAACACCGATTAAAACAGAAGCCCTCAGACAAGCTCAATTAGGAATGCTGCGCGGAAAAGTCCGAATAAAAGAGGGAAAATTGTGGCTTTCAGAAGGCAATCCGATTACCCTCCCACCCAAAATTTCCGAACAAGGGGATCTAAACTTCTCTCACCCCCACTATTGGGCAGGGTTCACATTAATCGGAAACTGGAATTAA